CAGGCGACTGCGACCGATTATGGCCGCGGCCCCCGGACGTGTCCATGCGGCCGCGGCGGGCGCGAGCCGCGCTTGCTCCGCGGGCCGGCTGAATGGGCTCGCGGCGATTGCCGCGTAACGCCGGTCTCGACGTACCGGCTGGAGATCGCGGCCACGCGGTACGCCTGCCGGGTTTCCCGGTGAGATCGCGACCGGCAGGAAGATCGGCAGGAGAACGCTGGAAATATGCGGGATAGAGGCTTCAAGCCTTTCTGTTTAAAGTAGAATTTCCGGAATTCAATCGGCAGGAAGATCGGCAGATGAACCAACCGCCCCGGCTGCTGGCGGCGTATACCGAACCCCGTCAGTTCGAACCCTTGATCCCCCAGCGGGAGCTTGAATCCTTGCGTGCCCGCGGTGCGTCCATCGCGGCGCAGTCGCATGCGCTCACGGGGCGGCTGCATCCGGTCACGATGACGCAGTTGCGCGAGTTGCTGCGGGCGATGAATTCGTACTACAGCAACCGGATCGAGGGGCAAAGCACGCATCCCCGGGACATCGCCCGCGCGTTGAGGCGCGAGTTCTCGTCGGCGCCCGACGTCGCCCGCAGGCAGCGGATTGCGGTGGCGCACATCGCCGCCGAACGCGAGCTGGAGGCGCTCGTCCCGGCGGGGCTCGAAGCGCTGTCGTCAGCCTGCGCAAGAAAGGCGCACGAGCTTCTGTATGCGAAGCTCACCCCTGAAGACCGGATGACGGACGATGGCCATGTCGTCGAGCCGGGCGAATTTCGTGCCGATGACGTGGCTGTCGGTCGCCACCAGCCGCCGGCGCACACGGCGATCGGGGCGTTCCTGTCGCGATTCGACAAGGCGTACGGGAAAGCCGGCAGTTGGGAGTCGCGCCTTTTCATCATCGGCGCCGCGCATCAGCGGTTTGCGTGGATTCATCCGTTCCGCGACGGCAACGGCCGGGCCGCCCGGCTGATGACGCACGCAGCCCTGTTTCCGCTGACCGGCGGCTTGTGGTCCGTTGCGCGGGCGATGGCGCGGCGGGTGGACGACTATTACGCCGGCCTCGATGCCGCGGATGCCCCGCGGCAGGGCGACCTCGACGGACGCGGCAACCTGTCGGAAAAGGCGCTGCGGGCGTGGTGCTCCCTGTTCCTCGATTTCTGCGAGGATCAGGTGTCCTTCATGACGAAGATGCTGGACCTCCCGGACATCAAGCAGCGGATCGACACCCTGCTTACCGTGCAGTCGCAGCAGGACAGGCAGATCCGCCGGGAAGCGACCCTGCCGCTCCATTACCTCTTTCTGGCCGGCGAGCTTACCAGGGGCGAGTTCGCGCAGATGACCGGGCTCGCGGAGCGCACCGCGCGCTCGTTGATGGCCCGCCTGCTCGAGACGGGGCTGCTC
This DNA window, taken from Thauera sp. K11, encodes the following:
- a CDS encoding Fic family protein, producing MNQPPRLLAAYTEPRQFEPLIPQRELESLRARGASIAAQSHALTGRLHPVTMTQLRELLRAMNSYYSNRIEGQSTHPRDIARALRREFSSAPDVARRQRIAVAHIAAERELEALVPAGLEALSSACARKAHELLYAKLTPEDRMTDDGHVVEPGEFRADDVAVGRHQPPAHTAIGAFLSRFDKAYGKAGSWESRLFIIGAAHQRFAWIHPFRDGNGRAARLMTHAALFPLTGGLWSVARAMARRVDDYYAGLDAADAPRQGDLDGRGNLSEKALRAWCSLFLDFCEDQVSFMTKMLDLPDIKQRIDTLLTVQSQQDRQIRREATLPLHYLFLAGELTRGEFAQMTGLAERTARSLMARLLETGLLESSSPKGPVRIGFPLDVLHLLMPRLYPEAASES